TACATGGCTTTAACTCTAAGTGTTTTTTTCTACACATGAGTTGCTTGCTGTTATAAAACTAGATTACCtggttttgatttaattacttgTCTGTGCTTTTTAGGGTACACTGAATCTTATAGCAAATAGTTGTCAAAATGAGTCTGAAACTAATCTGATATCAAACAAATTTCTACTTTCTTGCATTTTGAACTGATATGGAACTTTTGGAAACATGCAAGGAAATATGAGAGCTGATGAGCCTCAAAAtggttaaataaataattaatagaaaagGGATCTGATAACTCTGTACATTCACCTAATTTTAGTTTCACATTCCAGTGAGCAAACAAGTTGCTGGAACAATTAATACAGGGCAAAATTGGATTCATTCTCAAAAGTGCAATGTTTTTCAAGTTGTTTGTTGAAGCTGAATGACAGCATCAAAGCTGAATTTTTCATCTGGTTCAAATGCATCTTCAAGATCTTCAAAGCTTTGTTCAACTCTCAAGTCTTTGCTAACTTTTAAGCCTTCCTATAGAAGCGAAAAGATAGTGTTAATGCCAAGCATTAGATTCACAGACAAATGCCTTCAGAATACAGGGGAATGATGCAGTTGTCTGCACCACAGCAGTTAGAATGTAGAAAAGAATTGCATTCCAAGAAGCAGTACTTCcacaaaaaaacacacaaaagtcatttgattttaataaaaaacatgacaaaaaaaaaaaaaacaaaattgctgGTGTGGTGAATGTAATGGTGGCTAGTACTGGATCAATCAACTTTCAACTATACCATTCAAAATGAACAACATTAATACAGGTGTTGGCTCACGATTTAAAAGTTGGTCAAGACATTCATCAAGGtgtaaggagaaaaaaaaaagatcagctTAAGTGCTCCATTAACATGATTTGTGATGTCAGTTTCTGTAAACTTGTAAGCTCTTACATTGATTTCTTTCCTAGAAATATTTCTAGTCATGTGACAAAACTATCTACTTGAAGTCTTTCCCAGAACACAATCATTGGTTAATCACAgcaccgtgaagataaaatgaCTTCATGACTTCCTTTAGAATCAAACAAGAAGTTAAGTCGGTTACCTTGTCAACATATTCAGCTACAGTAGAGTTTATGACTTTCTTGATCACTTCCTTGTAAACTTTTGAAGGTCCAAGAACTTCTAACAAAATGTCTCTAGGTATCTGCCAGAAACaaacaataagaaaattctATTATATATGTGTATGCGCATGTGTTGGTGCAAGCAATTGTATATGAACATGACTGCAAGTATGTTCTTGTCTGCAGTCCGCATGCATAGGATGTAATAGTTAGCTCTCTAACTTTTCAATGAAAGTCATTGCTggctgttttttctttccttgtgcaTGTGCTTTACATCAATAGTGTGTGTTGGTGCATGTGTGCACATGAATGTTCTccataaaaaaagtttcatgatttaatattgaaaaataatgagcaaatttgtttttctttcctgaAGTCGCAGCTGTAAACTGAGCATAAGAATCCATTTAGACATGATAGATTATGTTAAAAGAGGATGCGCCTCAAAGTTGCAAGCTAGTTGACATGACACTGCCCCTTCAAAGTTCACTACTAGCACAACATATTGTGCATACTCTTTGTCTGCAGATGGTAATGGACTCAAGATGAGGTCAACATACATCTCAAGAATGCAAGTTTTTGTTCACTTTAGGAAATGGACAAAAATCTCATATTTAAGTTACTTGTTACAACTAGGTAAATGAAATTGGAGTAAAATAAGAGGATATGGAAACTCACATCCGGTGTTTTTCCTGCCAGTTCCCCATGGTGTTTGATAGAAATGATGCGCATAGAAATAATAACAGAAAACATCAGAGGCAGACTAAAATTAGGGAAATGAGAAAACATTAGAAAAGAACAgtcattgaaaaacaatacCGTAAAGAAAATAAGATCAAATACGGCTTTAGAAGTATGGTTTGGCAAGTTACTAGTAAGAATACAGTTGAACATTATTTCAATCTGACTACTAGCTGTATGGTGCTATGTTCTCAGATTccaaattatagaaaaaatctaTTTGAGGATGATTATAAGTAGGCTTGAGATTCTTGAAGACAGCACTTCTCCACTAGCAATCAGATAGAGAATTCAGATATTTTACCTCCTTTTACTCTTCGAAATCCTGGGATTGGCTGGGCTGCAGTAaccatttttttgaaaacatctTCAAAAATTGCTCTAGTTTTAGCACCAGATACTTCCACTCTTATCTGTCCACAAAAGCTATGAATATAATAGATTGCTAAAATTATCAACCACCAGGCAATTTTGAACTTGCCTACAAACCAACAACATGAATCCAGTATCTGCTCATACCTTCAATTCTTGATCTTCATTGGTACTCGTAATCATCACTGTGCAATCTTTGAACCGAGAGGAAGATACTTCAACATCTTCAGCAGCTAATTTATGTAGTCATTAAGTTGTAGTCAAAGGTCAACACAACACTAGCAATAAGGTTAAAAGCAACtaattgaaagacaaaaaatttgatttgcaCCTGATACTACAGCCGCAACAGGAGTAAAACATCTACCATTTTCCCtgtaaaatcaaattaacaaataaataagcaACCTCGCCAATTTCTACTTCTTGCTACAAAAACCCAACAATGacatttacatcaaaatccaaatACAATACTCGAGCTCAAGTGAGTGAAACTGCATTACCTTCTCCAAAATCCTTGAGCCCCACATCTCATTTGATGGGAAAAGGATGGTATTTTGCGAGTTAGATTTGGAGTAAAGACATTCACTTTATGCTTGTGACTTATTAACTGCAAAtaataaccaaagaaaaaaccaaaattattccACTAAATCATGTCAATTCAGATTAAGATTTAAGGGTCATGACTCATTACAAAGAAGCTAAAACAGTATTAAAATGTAAATTACTCAAGTAAAGATTATAGTTTTCCATAGTAAAACTGATCTCAAACAGACAAACAAAAAAGTGGATAAAAACATAATGCAGAAGTGTGCTGGTTGTGAAAAAATGAGAATCACTGCGTTGCCTGCCATCTTACAATGAAGTGAACATGGTAAAAACGACAGACGGGTGTCAATTCAAGCACTAAAGTAAATCCATGAGCACTTATAATAGATCCCATTAACTACTTTAAGACCCCGTGCCTTCTATAGAATGAAATAGCTAGAATTTGgcttaaaatgaaaagaacaagttcaaattatagTTGCAGAACTGAAGAAATAAGGAGAGAAAACAAAGATGACATTACCTTGAGGTTTAAGCCCAGGCAGAGGGTTTTAGCCGCTACTATTTCCattatctcctcctcctccctcttATCAATCGGTGTGGCACCTAGCTAGCTATATAGATTTCTTATCACcatctcaattttattaaagtttttgagtattattttcataaaaaaacaaaacaaaaaaaggttgagtaaaatattttatgtagtCCCTATACTTTGAACAAGGTCACAAAGTAATCccttatatttcaaaatattaattttatcccATGATTCTTATGATATCGTATTAAAATGTTGATTGGTTTTTCTCCAAGCCCCCACTAATTGAGTTGTTGGGTCAATACaagtttagattaaaaaataaaaaataaaaatcattagaGTTCAATGGTGAAGTCTCATCTAGATttgcttgaaaaatcaaaattatttgaatttagttaaattaatttataaaataatttaaaattaaatataattcaaattaaattctaaatcattccactaattaaaaagaattaatttataatccTAGGAGAGCAAATAATTAAGTTATgaataagtttaaaatttaattatcaaaataataatttattttttgtaaattaagatAGTGTTTGGCGtcgtgataaaaattattttttatttaaaaatatattaaaataatattttattttattttattttatttttaaaaaaattatttttgctataatcatataaaaacataaaaaattaatttaaaacaaataaaaaagttttaaaaaaattgaaaatcgcCCACAAACAATAGGTGCCTAAGTTTGAGAGTCATCACAGGGAAATGTCAATAACACCCCCTGCAAGCCTGCAACCTCAAACAGTAAACGACAGTTCACACATCATCTTTAGACTAACTAATTTGAACGACATGTCGGGTTGTCGGTCTTCAACGGATTTATAAAATTGAGTGGACGGAAATGATATAGACTAGAGAGAAGGAAGGAAGCAAGCTTTGATGGCGGCGATGACGACGACAGCATCAACTTTACAACTCCAACAACTTCGAAACCTCTCCTTTTACAAAGTAAGAATACCCCATTTTCTTTGCCCGTCATATCATGTTGAAGATTTCTTGCATTTTCTTGGAAACCAAACATATTCTTAGACTGACTGACTGACTAACCACTTCTGTCTACAGTGTCTTTCTttgagcagcagcagcagcagcagcacaaatagcatcattttctttcaatctCACTTTACTTGCAATAagtaaattacaaaaacaatcatttaatattgtttttgttaatatattttgattgtttaatcaagttcttgttttgtttaaaacatttcaggctattattattttcttctaatcCAAATTTGAGAGTGCTTAAACATGTGGGAGTCAAGCCTATATCTGCTGTTGGGTCAGGTTAATATTTTCTTAGCTTCTAAACACAATTATAGATAGTAAATTTATGGTGTTACTCATTGAAGTATTGTGGCATTTGGGTGTTTTTAAAGGTATGGAGGCATCAATTGCAGAAACGAATGAGAAACTAATAGCattgaaaaatgttaaaatagttattgaatCCCAAGAGGAAGATAAGATGCAGGTGGGTTATTGTTCTCCGAATCTCTAGTAGCTGATAATTAATGCTATTTTGCAAAATTTGTAAATGTGGTTTGTggttatgtttaatttttaggtAAGAGTGGATTTGAGTGGAGATGAGACTCAAAAGGTGTTCAACAAGGCATTGACTGATTTAGCTCGTTCGGCACCTCCAATTCCAGGATTTCGAAGAGAGAAAGGAGGTAATGGTTATACATGTGATTTCTTCTGTACTAATATATAACTGAATTTGACTGCCTCCATCAAATTATGGAATAACGTTCTGCAATCATGGGTATGAACATAGACAAATAGAGTGTAGCTAAAAATCACACTTACCTGTAGAATAGGGAGTCAATTCAGTAAGTTCACAATTTCCCTGGACGGTTATCGCCTTTCCCCGGTTCAGGGTAGGGGTTCTTTCTCTATTAATAATGTCCTGGTGTGTACTCCCCTACTGATCTGACTCCAGCAGATTCTCGAGAAGCCAATTCTCTCTCTCAGTCTACTTTACCGACAAGAGCTCTGAATGAATGAGCAATGAGTTTGATTATAGCTATTCAAAGTTTCTTTGTTTAATGTAGAGATGCATTCaagatcaaatatttgtttatgataTGAATCACTTACTATTAAATCTAAAAGATCTTAGTACAAGTTTAATGGTTCTTTAGTAATTTCTTGATGATAGTCTGGAATTATCCTGTGAGAAGAATCCATACTTGATGGTGGTCAGGATGAGATATTAAATAAAGAGATGTGGTATCATGCATTTCTTTGTTAATCCAAAGAAATATTCTTTGAGTTACTTTTCTGCTGATGGATACCTCAATAGGTGGTTCCAACATTTAGATGAGTCATCTGCTTTTGAAGCATGATCATCTTGACCTGTTTAGGATCCCCAAACCCATTTTTTTAATCTGCACTGTCTTTAATCTCTTGATTGCTTCTCACCTTTGTCCTTTGTTTCATTAATTTGTCTCTGCAGCTTGTTAACTCCTCAGTCAATGAattctaaccttttttttttttttgcatgcacATGGCTAATCCAGGAAAAACAACAAATGTGAGTGATTCTCGTTCataggtttttttctctctctggaaatcaaaattttataatgaaattagTTTTGCATGTATATTTAACTAGTACTTTATTCCTCCAGAATAATGCATGTTTTActtgaaatcttcaatttatgatttgttgTAGTCTGTTAATTACTTGGAAATGGAATAAAAGATGCAAAATTCAGGAAGTTCAAGTCATGGTTTCACTCACAAATTATTCAAGTTTCAATATAAGAGAGTGATGGTATCTCCTACAGGAAGTAATTTATTATGTTCTTCCTTGTTTTTAAATGCCAAACTTAGTTCTAATGAAGAGATGAGAACCATTCTTATTTTTGTGATGTATTTGCAAATGCTTGTTGCCCCTGCTCTATCTCTATGTCGTATATGCCAAATTGTAGCTGGTCATGGCGTGAAGTATCTTATGTTATTTGCTTCTCATCCTTCATGCTCGTAAAGGAAATTCTATGCACTGAAACTACTCCATTAAACATCTATTGGGAGTTGCATAACTAGCATTATGATCTGCCTACTTTTGTCCTCCATCATAAGATGTCTGACTAATAATTTCTGTAGGTTCCAAGGGAATTCCTCCTACAAATCCTTGGAGAAGATCGTGTAACTAATTTTGTGATACAAGAAATAGTCACCTCAACCATGGCAGATTATGTGAAGAAGGCAAGTTATTTTTGCAACACTTAATGTTGGTCTTCGTTTTGAAGCTGAAGTAAGTATTGATGAGTTTTTCCATTCAAAACAGGAAAATCTGAAGgtgaaggaaaacaaaattaacaccACTCAAAAGGCAGAAGAACTCAAGAAAGTGTTTGTACCTGGAAATGAATTTGGATTTAATGCTGTTCTAGAGCTTGAAAAACCTGAAGCTGAAACTGAGAATGAAAATGAACCTGAACCTGAAACTGAAACTGAACCTGAACCTGAACCTGAAACATCAAGTTAAATTCACCAATTTTGTAAAGCACTTGTACAATGTGATTATTTTCAGAGTAATCTATTCATTTGTAGTTGCTTTTAGACTATTCCTTTTGTTCTAATAGATAGCTGCTCTCATCAATTGAAGAGTTCTAATTGCTGCCAATTTGAGACTCCTGCATCACtgtcaaattataaaattagccAAGTAAGAAACATTAGACACATGATCATCCATAGTGTAAACAGGCATCATCAAGACTGAAGTGCTTCATATCCAAAGACATTAAGATTTGTAGATGTCAAAGAGGCAATGTCTTCGGTGCTTGCCATGGAGAAACAAATGTCAATGTCTAAAGCAGTTTCCAACTTCCTATGTAGTGTTTCTTTTCCTGTTTGAGTGAGGTTTAGAATTCTACATAAAGAGCATAGTAGTGAGCTCCTCGAATCATAGCAACAATCACTCAGGTTTTCTCTTGAAAGATTTATACGAATCCAACACCAAGTGCAATGGGCTGTGGAATGAGCTCAAAATTGTTagatttctctctcttctttatatCTTTCATGCAtcgatcatcatcatcatcttttttttccctagCTTGGTCtggtttaatttcaatttttaatttcttttgtgtaAGAATTGCACTTGCACTCTCGTAGTTGGTGCTGACGCTTCTGATTGGCGTGGAGGATTAGAAAGAAttagttacatgacccgcgtGATGTTGCGGGTCaatttatttgcataaaaaatatcaaaaaaaactaagatctaaaaatattaggtCTTTTTGTaaagctatacccaagagtcttgagTTTAGCTGCAACGTCtgacccaaaaataatatttataatattaataataacattaaacttgcatgacccaagtttaagtggatcTGACTgtaataccagacccaatagttttggatgtgggtttggctgcaagatcgtatcataaaaatgtgataattaaatatattaattaaaaagaaaaaaacaaataaaaaaaatcaacagaaagaaaaaaacgaaaaaagaaaaagaaaaaaatctgaattaactgggttaacccttcaaaccaggttaacccgtcaaaccttggattcgtgtcgtgaaagtttgataactaaatagaaaaaaatatttgacgggttaacatgGAATTAACTgagctaacccgtcaaacccgagatccgtgtcatgaaagtttgataactaaatagaaaaaaaaatgaacattaacaaactaaattaaacgaaaaaaattaattaaaaaggaaaaaaaaacaaacaaaaaagcattagccttttcactgtgaactgcactgtgcagtccacaatcaaatgcataaaaagggcaaaaaagcaaaaagaaaaattaaaggcatcagtcgataactaaatagaaaaaaatttaatattgatgaactaaattaaaaaaataaaagaaaaaaaacttataagaagaaaaaaactaatgaagaaaaagaaaaagaaatctaaattaaccgggttaacccgtcaaacctgagattcgtgtcataaaagtctgataactaaatagaaaaacatttaatattaacaaactaaataataaaaaattaattaaaaagaaaaaaaggcatcagccttttcatcgtggactgcactgtgcagtccaccatgaaaggcataaaaaaaaagaaaaaaattaaagacatacaatattaaaagatgaaatcggaagaacaaaactaatgaggaaaaagaaaaaaaaatctgaatcaactgggttaacccgtcaaacctgagattcgtgtcatgaaagtgtgataaccaaatagaaaaaagatttaatattaatgaaataaatttaaaaaaaaattaattaaaaacaaaaaaaccaacaggaagaaaaaaaactaatgaagaaaaataaaaaaatctgaattaactggattaacccttcaaaccaggttaacccgtcaaacctgggattcgagtcatgaaagtttgataactaaatagaaaaaaaaatttgacgggttaacccagaattaactgggttaacccgtcaagcctaatatacgtgtcatgaaattctgataattaaatagaaaaaaatttaacattaacaaactaaactaaattaaaaaaattaattaaaaaaaaagtaaaaaaaaaatttcgggttaactcgtcaaaccaggttaaccggTCAAATCCAGgatccgtgtcataaaagtctgataactaaataaaaaaaaaaataacattgatagactaaattaaacaaaaaaaattcattaaaagaaaaaaacacaaagaaataaacaaaaaaaacccataaaggcataaaaaaatacaaaaaaaatttaaaaaaaaaagacagctcagcatttcactgtggactgtGGACTGCACCATGAAACACTAagcagttttagtatatgttataataatataataattataattataataataataatataattataattataattattcgTCCACCAAGTGTTTCCCTAACTTACATTCTCTAATGTAAAAGGGCCAAGGCTTGATGTATTTGTTCATTCACCGTGAGTTTTTGCTCTTCAAGAACCAAAAAACAGAGGGTAGAAGAGAGAGGAGACAAAGTTGAAAAAGTAAACGTGGTGGACATCCATCAACTCTTTTCAAGCAACAGaagttaagaaaaacaaaagagatgtTAAAACAACGCGTGAGAAAACCTACGAGAAAAAGAGCTTTAGAACgaaaaacactattaaaatcCATAGTAAAAATAGAGTAAATATACAGTGTTTTCATgagctcttttagtttttttttttttaattttggaccATCATCcaggtttatatatatactggCCTTGGTTGATGCGTTTCGTTTTGAGgctggattattttttatataaaaaataatattaaaatagatttaaaaaataatataaaaaataaatcatgataaatatttaacaatgctagaataacaaatttttaattattattattattaacattactattattattagcagcaacattattattattattattaatactacTTCtctattatcattaataataatattacaatcattattattattattacaatcattattattattattattattatcatcatcactaataatattattattttcattattatctaaaaaaccaaaatcataaaattaaaagccaTAAGAACTTTGTCAAAAGGGCAAaggatgaaaaatatgaaattaaatgcagaagaaccgaatcgaaaattattatatatacaaattagaaaccaatggttaaattgaaaacacataaaactttaacaaaagagaaaataacaaaaatatataaatcaaactgAATCTGAAATACTAATATCATTAAGGATCATAATACATTTGTCAGGGtagaagagagaaatgaaagGGTAATCGGCTATAAACCGGGAATATTTGAACTACACGCgtcacctaaaataaaaaaggagatgAGAGAATCTCATTTCTAACTCGTGGTCAAATCTCATTATTGgtcataaaaatattgtataaataaaaatattctcacACAAATCAATAATGACAATTAGTCCttgtgaaaataccaaaatacttcttaaacaattttttttaccaatgtGATATACGTCACTCTAGTATTGTACTGAATAGTAAAATGAGTCTTTAACCATAGTAATTTTATCatgtattttagtatatttattatatatggcTATATTGTTTATTCATTAgtatatattcaacaaaaagaaagcaTTCATACTTATTTGCCATGTTGATATACTCCTTTTCTTGTGTTATATTTTTCAGGAGTGAACTACAGAATTGATGAAAATTCAAGGAAGACATTTATTTGGGACACGCATGACCTAGTGGCGGTATTGAAAAAACTGAGAGAAGTTGAGAATTCAGTGCAAATCTatgaatttaattcaaaatgacATCTGAGTAATTGATGATGGgagattataaataaataataataataaaaaaacatggcttGAGCCCAAAAAGCTTTCAGCTTGCTCTAAATTATGTCTAgaaatttttgcaatttttatttattataaatcaaaataaatttgatgttcCCTTTACTTCgagatttaataaaattataagctTAGAATAATTTGCTTATCTCATTGTTTGTTGATGCAGTCCAGCCCTGCTTGTTGTATGCTTCGCTTCCCTGGTACCAAGTAAAATTTcgtacaaaaatcaaaatatttgctAATGAGAGAAGATAGCAtgcatgatttaaatttaaggaTAGGAAGAATCTGGGCATCATCATTATAAATTGTGAAAAAGCACCGCCATCTGTGGCCAAACTACTTGCTGTCAAATTGGCggtgttttaagaaaaaataataaatcagtACGGAGGATAAAATCTTGAGAAAGGAACCGTTTCCTCTGCATTTCATAAATTTCCCTTCAAATttttggaaacaaaaaatttgGACAAGAATTGATAGAGCATTCATCATATATGCTCAGCTCCAAAATCAGCAGAGGTAGCAGTTAGCTATACAGACAACACTACTACCATGAAAAAATGTCTAATTGCCTCCACTGACAATGGATCAAATCACCTTGCTTCAAGCTTTTCCCACAACTTGGAAGCTCTTCTGATGATCATGTCAGCTGAAAAGCCTTCAGCATAAGAGCTGACGGCAGTCAAGAGGTTTGTAAATTTCTCACCATTGTCCTGCACCAGTCAAACCAAAAAATCAGTATTTCCTGCAGTTAAATAATTTGCAAAAGAGGTTATCCCAGAAAGCTGTGCATGAGAGCATGGAAGTTCAACTTGCATACAAGATGCAGCTGATTATAAGAGCAAGGTTAAGCCGTGCAATGGCCAATAAAGAAAATGTAGATTAaagcaacaaagaaaattattggaGCTGAGTAGTACAGTAGGCTTTGCACTTAAACAGGTGAAGAGTGCAATAGAATTTGCATAATTTGCCAAGACAAAAATAGAACTTGATGATGGGAACACCATGTATGGGTTTGGAAGGTCCAAACGGGACTGCTGCTGTTAACAAAGCATGGACATACCACGAAATGGTCATTAAAGCCCAGCTATAAGTAATGAATGACTCTAGAAGGAATAAATTGACAGAATAGTGCCTGCGTCAAGTAATTCAAACAGTGTATGCTCGGACTATGGCTGCATTGCCGGTGATGGAAAATGACTTGATAGATAGTATGTAATATTGCAGTGTGCTTGTTAGGAAGTCACAATTTATAATGGAAAGCAACAGTGAATTGGAATTAGACAGTGAATTGTGCAATTAAAACCAGCACACAAGTCATTAAACCAATAATGAAATTAGCTGGGATTCATCATCTCATCAAAGATAgaacaaaataaacatcaacAATTACCAGTTCTGACTAGGAGAGTGCAAGTGTTTAGAGCCTCTCTCACTAAATTGCACATGTACCTGAATATGGATAGAAaacttctaaaataaaaatagccaTAGTGTACGGACCTCAGGtttcttaaaaatcaaatctgtGGTAGCAAATGGAACCATGTACTCTGGAAGCTCACAACGCAACTTTGCCTGCCATTACATAAGATATCTGTGCATCAAACAAACACCAAGGACTAGGTGCCTACAGTCACAGTTAGATTAATAATAAAGTAACAGCTGCCATACTGTCATCGAgtctttcaaaatataaagcACCATATCTCATTTAACAAGTCTGCACATGGCCAGTCATGAGGCTTCTGCATTTTCAAGCATTTCAATGGAACTTTGTTCCCTAAAATGGTTAGATCTCATAGATTTTACATTGATAATGACCACAATGTTCATAATAATTGTTAGAAGAAAGTGCATGGCTAGGTAAGATAACTAATACATACTGCTCAAAGaacaaaggaaatgaaaatCTGAATTGATGTTAGTGTATTTATTTAAGTTTCTTCAGCGGTGAGGCAcaaaatctataataaaaaaaaaatagattgtaaGCACCGAGTAGGGTTATGTTTCGGAAATGAAGACATCTTCTGATACTCCATAGAAAAGACAGACAAACGTCTATGCCATTTACTATAGTATCAGTCTTTTGCTCTTTTGCACTTTATTCTTGTCGGACCAGTCGTATGAACATTATGCATGCTTTAAAAATGAGATTGGGTGAGATATTTatccactaaaaaattaattttccacAAGAAAATATAATGAGCAGAGAAAAAGATAGGAAAATTACCAGCTCCTTGCTTAGTACTGCCTGATTAGCATTCTGTCTCAAGGCCTACAAGAGAGTAGTGACCAGAGGGAAGTAAAATGAGTCAGCCACATAAACGGTCacagaattttaaataaaagctAATATCATGCTATATTTATCTCAAATTTCATGAGCACAAGATCATGACATGATAAATTAACTTATATTTACGAGGTGCAATATCCTTGATGACAAACTTCTACATCCTCTTTTCTTACCAGAAAGGAGAGTTGCACATCATTATCAATAATGCATGCAACATCCCCAAGCACATGGAAGAAGAGAAAGCCATTACAAGCCCACCCCCAATAGTTGCTGAATAAGAACCCACTATCAGACTCCACAGCAACCCCCAGAACAAACACACAGAGATGGATTCTAATAAAGTGACTAGATATAGCataat
This window of the Populus trichocarpa isolate Nisqually-1 chromosome 13, P.trichocarpa_v4.1, whole genome shotgun sequence genome carries:
- the LOC18104575 gene encoding uncharacterized protein LOC18104575, whose protein sequence is MEIVAAKTLCLGLNLKLISHKHKVNVFTPNLTRKIPSFSHQMRCGAQGFWRRENGRCFTPVAAVVSAAEDVEVSSSRFKDCTVMITSTNEDQELKIRVEVSGAKTRAIFEDVFKKMVTAAQPIPGFRRVKGGKTPDIPRDILLEVLGPSKVYKEVIKKVINSTVAEYVDKEGLKVSKDLRVEQSFEDLEDAFEPDEKFSFDAVIQLQQTT
- the LOC18104576 gene encoding uncharacterized protein LOC18104576, whose translation is MAAMTTTASTLQLQQLRNLSFYKCLSLSSSSSSSTNSIIFFQSHFTCNKLLLFSSNPNLRVLKHVGVKPISAVGSGMEASIAETNEKLIALKNVKIVIESQEEDKMQVRVDLSGDETQKVFNKALTDLARSAPPIPGFRREKGGKTTNVPREFLLQILGEDRVTNFVIQEIVTSTMADYVKKENLKVKENKINTTQKAEELKKVFVPGNEFGFNAVLELEKPEAETENENEPEPETETEPEPEPETSS